One window from the genome of Hydractinia symbiolongicarpus strain clone_291-10 chromosome 1, HSymV2.1, whole genome shotgun sequence encodes:
- the LOC130643871 gene encoding tyrosine-protein phosphatase non-receptor type 13-like isoform X1, which translates to MKKILLTFSLLVCLIGDVKMADPPKLFTFKIEIQLKDGQCFNYIYENDETSKGFLSLKEKVMAGVKYAYKDQTFFFNSKFKKFECPWGVYKEPVVQFEITSNRNITKEAASEPLRIATKHDVLLISSKGGSVRVRADSLKNEYTYEKKLPSSYVRMEVDLFLYHFCELKSAFRVKLASKLILPNGNGTYNPNDIYFYSDQCYDSKSQRLKKAVVTFFLVAGEKRELSSTRTQYAYKVLDQMHYDGSLWKVGLGLHKEVDKVEYFGANKDDSLTDVEKIYIGVGSVAGLLLLIIIIVMIAGCCCECCKDTNDNDEDEDSTGSTRKKPEYVELDIVTPQAEEEHGYNNKLYEDEKSVDSFQHKRLDSFQHAPPVYQDNIDAVQVQVEQPVEHTPNDYGVDDEPVEVQVEYTPLEYTEDYETKVQKDYTQLQYSGENEEPTEVVAVEPEESAPNPTLALIGEFPRPPADEFDSDSNNSFDEDDEDEGDLTLHELMSKRDDPNVENEFYNLERNMPTALIYPDSIVSKNRRPDVFPWPDSRVVLSYEGNDPCSDYINASVVKNEKGYPAYIAAQGPLVSTVNDFWRMVYEQSSNIIVMACPLSSQGQEKCAQYWPPDSVARKYGNLVVQLKKKELKTDFVASTVALKSEHETREVYLYRYNSWPTYGEIPNSAKSVVGFLLEVREGIHGNSGTLPIFHCSDGIGMAAVCIAITEGMIKLEETGRVNVRRIVRLLRKDLAGAVESAEQYRFIYTALCEYASYLNK; encoded by the exons atgaaaaaaatattactgaCATTTTCACTGTTGGTGTGTTTGATTGGAGATGTTAAAATGGCTG ATCCTCCAAAGTTGTTTACCTTTAAGATAGAAATTCAACTGAAAGATGGTCAATGTTTCAACTATATTTACGAGAATGATGAGACGTCTAAAggttttttatctttaaaggAAAAGGTAATGGCTGGTGTCAAATATGCATACAAAG atcagacgtttttttttaattctaagtTCAAGAAGTTTGAGTGTCCATGGGGAGTGTATAAAGAACCTGTTGTACAATTTGAAATTACTTCGAACAGGAACATAACAAAAGAAGCTGCTTCTGAACCATTAAGGATTGCAACGAAGCATGACGTCTTATTGATTTCTTCAAAAGGAGGAAGTGTTAGAGTACGTGCAGATAGTTTGAAAAATGAATACACATATGAAAAAAAACTGCCATCAAGTTATGTGCGAATGGAGGTCGATCTGTTTCTTTATCACTTCTGCGAATTAAAAAGTGCTTTTCGAGTTAAACTTGCATCAAAACTGATTTTGCCAAATGGTAATGGAACATACAATCCAAATGATATCTACTTTTATTCCGATCAATGCTATGATAGTAAGTCACAAAGACTTAAAAAGGCTGTTGTAACATTTTTCCTTGTGGCTGGAGAAAAACGTGAACTCAGTTCCACTCGTACACAATATGCTTATAAAGTGTTGGACCAAATGCATTATGATGGCTCTCTCTGGAAAGTTGGTCTTGGTTTACATAAAGAG GTGGACAAAGTTGAATATTTTGGTGCAAATAAGGATGACAGTTTGACTGACGTGGAGAAAATTTACATTGGAGTTGGTTCTGTTGCAGGACTTCTGTTGTTAATTATCATAATTGTCATG attgcaggTTGTTGTTGTGAGTGCTGCAAGGACACGAATGATaatgatgaagatgaagatTCTACTGGTTCAACAAGAAAGAAACCTGAGTATGTGGAATTAGATATTGTAACACCACAAGCTGAGGAAGAGCATGGGTATAATAATAAATTGTACGAAGATGAAAAG AGTGTAGATAGCTTCCAACATAAAAGGCTAGATAGCTTCCAACATGCACCTCCAGTATACCAAGATAACATTGATGCAGTGCAG GTACAAGTGGAACAGCCAGTTGAGCATACCCCCAATGACTATGGTGTTGACGATGAACCCGTTGAG gTGCAAGTTGAATACACTCCACTTGAATACACTGAAGACTACGAAACAAAA GTACAAAAGGATTACACTCAACTCCAGTACAGTGGTGAGAATGAAGAACCTACTGAA GTTGTTGCTGTTGAGCCTGAAGAAAGCGCACCTAATCCAACTCTTGCATTAATTGGCGAATTTCCAAGACCTCCTGCTGATGAGTTTGATAGTGACTCTAATAACAGTTTTGACGAAGATGACGAAGATGAGGGTGACTTGACATTGCATGAATTGATGAGTAAAAGAGATGATCCAAATGTGGAAAATGAGTTTTAT aaCTTGGAACGAAATATGCCAACAGCGTTAATTTATCCTGATTCCATTGTCTCAAAAAACAGGAGACCTGACGTATTTCCAT GGCCAGACAGCCGGGTTGTACTAAGTTACGAAGGCAACGATCCATGTTCTGATTACATCAACGCAAGCGTAGTGAAG AATGAAAAGGGTTACCCGGCATATATTGCAGCACAAGGTCCATTAGTGTCCACAGTGAACGACTTTTGGCGAATGGTTTACGAGCAAAGTTCGAATATTATTGTTATGGCATGTCCTTTGTCATCCCAAGGACAG gaAAAATGTGCCCAGTACTGGCCCCCAGATAGTGTGGCTCGAAAATACGGAAATTTAGTCGTGCAATTAAAGAAGAAAGAATTGAAGACTGATTTTGTTGCTAGCACTGTAGCCTTGAAAAGCGAG CATGAGACAAGAGAAGTCTACTTGTACAGATACAATTCTTGGCCTACATATGGTGAAATTCCAAACAGCGCGAAATCTGTGGTCGGCTTCTTATTGGAAGTGCGAGAGGGTATCCATGGAAATAGTGGAACATTACCCATATTTCATTGCAG TGACGGTATTGGTATGGCTGCGGTATGCATTGCGATAACTGAAGGCATgataaaattggaagaaactgGAAGAGTGAATGTGAGAAGAATAGTGAGGTTGTTGAGAAAAGATTTGGCAGGTGCGGTGGAGAGTGCTGAGCAGTATCGAttcatttacacg gcgtTGTGTGAATATGCAAGttatttgaataaataa
- the LOC130643871 gene encoding uncharacterized protein LOC130643871 isoform X2 — protein MKKILLTFSLLVCLIGDVKMADPPKLFTFKIEIQLKDGQCFNYIYENDETSKGFLSLKEKVMAGVKYAYKDQTFFFNSKFKKFECPWGVYKEPVVQFEITSNRNITKEAASEPLRIATKHDVLLISSKGGSVRVRADSLKNEYTYEKKLPSSYVRMEVDLFLYHFCELKSAFRVKLASKLILPNGNGTYNPNDIYFYSDQCYDSKSQRLKKAVVTFFLVAGEKRELSSTRTQYAYKVLDQMHYDGSLWKVGLGLHKEVDKVEYFGANKDDSLTDVEKIYIGVGSVAGLLLLIIIIVMIAGCCCECCKDTNDNDEDEDSTGSTRKKPEYVELDIVTPQAEEEHGYNNKLYEDEKSVDSFQHKRLDSFQHAPPVYQDNIDAVQVQVEQPVEHTPNDYGVDDEPVEVQVEYTPLEYTEDYETKVVAVEPEESAPNPTLALIGEFPRPPADEFDSDSNNSFDEDDEDEGDLTLHELMSKRDDPNVENEFYNLERNMPTALIYPDSIVSKNRRPDVFPWPDSRVVLSYEGNDPCSDYINASVVKNEKGYPAYIAAQGPLVSTVNDFWRMVYEQSSNIIVMACPLSSQGQEKCAQYWPPDSVARKYGNLVVQLKKKELKTDFVASTVALKSEHETREVYLYRYNSWPTYGEIPNSAKSVVGFLLEVREGIHGNSGTLPIFHCSDGIGMAAVCIAITEGMIKLEETGRVNVRRIVRLLRKDLAGAVESAEQYRFIYTALCEYASYLNK, from the exons atgaaaaaaatattactgaCATTTTCACTGTTGGTGTGTTTGATTGGAGATGTTAAAATGGCTG ATCCTCCAAAGTTGTTTACCTTTAAGATAGAAATTCAACTGAAAGATGGTCAATGTTTCAACTATATTTACGAGAATGATGAGACGTCTAAAggttttttatctttaaaggAAAAGGTAATGGCTGGTGTCAAATATGCATACAAAG atcagacgtttttttttaattctaagtTCAAGAAGTTTGAGTGTCCATGGGGAGTGTATAAAGAACCTGTTGTACAATTTGAAATTACTTCGAACAGGAACATAACAAAAGAAGCTGCTTCTGAACCATTAAGGATTGCAACGAAGCATGACGTCTTATTGATTTCTTCAAAAGGAGGAAGTGTTAGAGTACGTGCAGATAGTTTGAAAAATGAATACACATATGAAAAAAAACTGCCATCAAGTTATGTGCGAATGGAGGTCGATCTGTTTCTTTATCACTTCTGCGAATTAAAAAGTGCTTTTCGAGTTAAACTTGCATCAAAACTGATTTTGCCAAATGGTAATGGAACATACAATCCAAATGATATCTACTTTTATTCCGATCAATGCTATGATAGTAAGTCACAAAGACTTAAAAAGGCTGTTGTAACATTTTTCCTTGTGGCTGGAGAAAAACGTGAACTCAGTTCCACTCGTACACAATATGCTTATAAAGTGTTGGACCAAATGCATTATGATGGCTCTCTCTGGAAAGTTGGTCTTGGTTTACATAAAGAG GTGGACAAAGTTGAATATTTTGGTGCAAATAAGGATGACAGTTTGACTGACGTGGAGAAAATTTACATTGGAGTTGGTTCTGTTGCAGGACTTCTGTTGTTAATTATCATAATTGTCATG attgcaggTTGTTGTTGTGAGTGCTGCAAGGACACGAATGATaatgatgaagatgaagatTCTACTGGTTCAACAAGAAAGAAACCTGAGTATGTGGAATTAGATATTGTAACACCACAAGCTGAGGAAGAGCATGGGTATAATAATAAATTGTACGAAGATGAAAAG AGTGTAGATAGCTTCCAACATAAAAGGCTAGATAGCTTCCAACATGCACCTCCAGTATACCAAGATAACATTGATGCAGTGCAG GTACAAGTGGAACAGCCAGTTGAGCATACCCCCAATGACTATGGTGTTGACGATGAACCCGTTGAG gTGCAAGTTGAATACACTCCACTTGAATACACTGAAGACTACGAAACAAAA GTTGTTGCTGTTGAGCCTGAAGAAAGCGCACCTAATCCAACTCTTGCATTAATTGGCGAATTTCCAAGACCTCCTGCTGATGAGTTTGATAGTGACTCTAATAACAGTTTTGACGAAGATGACGAAGATGAGGGTGACTTGACATTGCATGAATTGATGAGTAAAAGAGATGATCCAAATGTGGAAAATGAGTTTTAT aaCTTGGAACGAAATATGCCAACAGCGTTAATTTATCCTGATTCCATTGTCTCAAAAAACAGGAGACCTGACGTATTTCCAT GGCCAGACAGCCGGGTTGTACTAAGTTACGAAGGCAACGATCCATGTTCTGATTACATCAACGCAAGCGTAGTGAAG AATGAAAAGGGTTACCCGGCATATATTGCAGCACAAGGTCCATTAGTGTCCACAGTGAACGACTTTTGGCGAATGGTTTACGAGCAAAGTTCGAATATTATTGTTATGGCATGTCCTTTGTCATCCCAAGGACAG gaAAAATGTGCCCAGTACTGGCCCCCAGATAGTGTGGCTCGAAAATACGGAAATTTAGTCGTGCAATTAAAGAAGAAAGAATTGAAGACTGATTTTGTTGCTAGCACTGTAGCCTTGAAAAGCGAG CATGAGACAAGAGAAGTCTACTTGTACAGATACAATTCTTGGCCTACATATGGTGAAATTCCAAACAGCGCGAAATCTGTGGTCGGCTTCTTATTGGAAGTGCGAGAGGGTATCCATGGAAATAGTGGAACATTACCCATATTTCATTGCAG TGACGGTATTGGTATGGCTGCGGTATGCATTGCGATAACTGAAGGCATgataaaattggaagaaactgGAAGAGTGAATGTGAGAAGAATAGTGAGGTTGTTGAGAAAAGATTTGGCAGGTGCGGTGGAGAGTGCTGAGCAGTATCGAttcatttacacg gcgtTGTGTGAATATGCAAGttatttgaataaataa